Sequence from the Rhodococcus jostii RHA1 genome:
CCTCGACGACGATGCCGTCGTCCGGCCAGGGTAGTGCGTCGAGATCGACTTCGGACTCCTCGTCGACGGTCACCTCACGGAGCCGCGTCAGGTCCAGGCACACCGAGCCGGACCGCACCGCGCGCACCGCCAGCGCGGTGGCCAGTACGACGTCTTCCGAGGATTCGCCTCCGAGCGCCGACAACCGCAACGCGACGTGCACGTCCGCGGCGGCGAGCACACCGGCCTCGTTGAACACCCGCAGCATTCCCTTGCCGCGCTGCGCCACCTGCACCTCGGTCATCGCGTCCCCTCGTGCTCGGAGGCCGACCCGGACAGCAGATCGGACAGCTCGGTGATCAACGCGGCGGGCGGTGCCCAGTCGAAGACTCCGCATCCGGGCGGGGTGTCGGGGCCGACCATTCCGCGAACGAACAGGTACTGGACGCCACCGAGGTGCACCGCCGGATCGTAGTTCGGTTGCCGCCAGCGCAGGTAGCGATGCAACGCAACGGAATACAGCAATGCCTGCAGCGGATAGTGCGCCCGCACCATCTCGGCGGCCATGCTCTCGCGGGTGTAGTGCGCGGTGGTGAGGTCGCCTTGCGCGAGGCGATTGGTCTTGTAGTCGACGACGACGTATCGCGGTCCGGGCAGTCGCAGCACGGCGTCGATGCTGCCGGTGAGGTATCCGCGCAGCGGGGTCGGTTCGAGTGTCTGCACGGCGTCGGCGTACGACCGCAGCGGATCGTCGACGGGAAGGTGGGTGCGCAGCAGCTCGCCGACGCCGTCGAGCATCACGGTGAGCGAGGGCGTGTCGCCGCCGGCCAGCGGCAGTTCGAAGTCGAGTTCCGCCAGCAGGTCTGCGGGTGCGATGTCGGCGAGCGTCGTTTCGGCCCCCGCGCCGAGGGGAGTCCGCAGCACGGGCAGCAGCGCCGTCGCCAGCTGGGCGGGGTCGATGTCCGACAACGTCGACGCGATCACGTCGCGGCAGCACCGCAGGACCTCTGCATCCAGGTCGGGTGCCGCGGTGTCGACGATCTCGAAGACGGCGTGGACGAGCGTGCCGAACGTCGCGCCGCCGGGCAGCTCGTTCATCGTCGACGCCACCCCCGAAGTGATGTCGGCCGGCGCCTGTAAGGGAGGTTCGGCCGGTTCGTCCGTCTTCTCCTCGACCTCGGCCTCACTGCCCACCGCGGGCGCGTCGTGCGCAGATGCCGTCAACGCCGAATACGACGTGCGACGCCATCGCGTGTCGAGCAGCCGCCGGAAGCGGGCGGCTTCCAGGTCTCCGCGGGGCTCCCGCTGTGGTGTCCACCCGACCCGCACGATCGGGTCGGAACCCACCGCCTCGACGGTCACCGTCTCCGGAGCTGCCGTCCCCCACGCGGACAACCGTTCCGCGACAACCGGATCCTCGGGAACGGTGACCTTCTGCGGGACCTCCCGCTGCCCGGGCTGCCGTCCCAGGATCATCCGGTGCAGCGGCGCGCCCGCCGTCGTGAACGCCGGTGCCCACCACACCACGAGCCCGCACATCGCCCGGGTGACCGCGACATACAGCAGCCGCAACTCCTCCCCCGCCTCTTCCGCGTCGTGCCGGTTCCTGCGGTCCGCGTAGCCGGGGCTGCCCGGACCACCGACGTCGAGGATGCGTCGTCCGTCGTCGTCGTGCAGCAGCAGTTTGCTCGGTTTCGAGATCTTGGCGGCGTCCCAGGCGTACGGCAGGTACACGAGCGGGAATTCGAGGCCCTTGCTGGCGTGGACGGTCGCGATCTGCACCGCCGCGGCGTCGCTGTCGAGTCGTCGGCTGCGGTCCACCCCACCCGAGGACGGATCCTTCATGCGCTCGGTGAGCCAGCGGGTGACGGCCGTCAGACCGAGCGACTGCTCGACGGCGGCACCGTTGAGCAACTGCGCCACGTGCCGGAGATCGGTCAGTGCCCGCTCGCCCGCTGCCACCCGCAGGAGTCTCGCCTCCAGCGCGGCGACCGCGGACAGTCGTTCGAACAGCGCCGCGAAACCGGACTGGGCGAACACCGCGCCCAGCTCCCGGAGCTGCCCACCGACCTCGGCGACGATGTCGTCGCCGCGAGCGTCGAGTTCCTCGGCCGTGTGTCCGAGCAGCGGGGTGAGCGCGGCCAGCCGCACCCGGTCGGACCGGTGCGGTTGCTCGATGGCCTGCAGGATCCAAAGCCAGTGCTGCGCAGCCGGAGTGGTGAAGACACTGGCCCCGCCGGCGAGCACGGACGGCACACCCGCCCGGTCGAGGGCGTCGTGGACCAGTGTGATCTGCGCGTTGGTGCGCACCAGGACGGCGATGTCGCCGGGTTCGACGAGTCGGGTGTCGCCCCCGACGTCGAGTGTCGCGCCGCCGTCGAGGAGAGCGACGACGTCGGCGGCGAGGTCTGCCGCGATCCGCTTCCGGAGCGGCCCGACCGCGGGGTATCCCGACTTGTTGATCGGCCCGGCGCCGGTCCTCGGCAGATACCGCAGCCGTAGCGGCGCGGCGCCCGTCAGACGCGACTTCGGTCTCGCACCGTCGACGCGGTGCACCACGATCTCGGGATGCCCGAGCGCGGCGCCGCCGTGCAGATATTCGAGGCCGTCGAGGAGTTCCTGATCGCTGCGCCAGTTGGTGGTCAACTCCTGGTGACGGTCGGCCGACCGCACCGCGTCCAGATAGCTGAGCACCTCCGCGCCGCGGAACGCGTAGATGGCCTGCTTCGGATCGCCGACGAGCACCACCGTTCCGCTGCCGTGGAACGTGCGGCGCAGAATGTCCCATTGCAGCGGGTCGGTGTCCTGGAACTCGTCGACGAGCACCACGCCGTAGCGTTCGCGGACACGCCGGCAGGCCGCCGCACCGTGCTCGGGATCGCTGAGGACGCGGTGGAGCAGCATCGGCAGATCGTCGAAGTCACGCAGACCCACTGCGCGTTTGCGCCGTTCGACTTCGGCGCGCACCGCCTCGGCGAACGCCACCCGGTCCCCGGCCGGGGTGCCCCGCGTATCTTCCGGGGCGAGCACGGCCTGCGGGTCGAAGATGGCGGCCCGGGCGGCCGCGGTGGCCTCCGCCGGCGTGAACGGGGCCGACTCGACGCGACTGTAGGCGCGCAGGTACAGGTCGGCGATCACCTCCGTCGTGAGGTCGTCGGCGGCCTCGACCAGGACCGTGTCGGGGTCGCGTTCGCCCGCGATGCCGAGCCCGTCGAGCATGCGCTGACAGAAGCTGTGGGTGGTGACGATGGTGGCGGCGTCGAAGTCCGACAATGCTTGCAGCAGGCGCCGGCGCCGCAGCGTCACCTCGCCGGTGTCGGCTTCGGCGAGATGCCGGATCAGCTGATCCGCGCTCAGCCGTGCCGCTGCCGGATCGGCCAATGCGGCTGCGGCGGAACCGAATCGTTCACGGGTGCGTTCCCGCAGCTCCTGCGTGGCCGCCCGGCTGAACGTCACCAGCAACAGCTGGGACAGGTCCACGCCTCCCTCGGCGACGAAGCGGGCGGCCAGGCCGACGATCGCGTACGTCTTGCCGGTGCCGGCGCTCGCCTCGAGCACCGTCGTACCCTCCGGCAGCGGACCGAGGAGGTCGAAACCGCGCGCGCCGGTCACGGCTGCGCCAACGTCTCGGCGGCGAGCAGCGGCGCCCACAGTTGCCGGGCGTAGTTCTCGATGGTCACCGCGTCGCCGAGGACGTCGATGCCCGGTGAGGACCCGTACACGTACGTGATGTGCCGGTCGCGTGAGTCACCGAAGTCACTGCTCCATTCCTTCCGGGCCGCCTCGATCGCGTCCTCCATGCTGCTGCCGCCGTGGCGTCGTTCGGCATACGCCGCCGACGCGCCCGTGGCGATCGGCAACGGCGCGTGCAGCCCCAGATCGCGCAGTTCGACGAGTCGCACCAACTCCTCCAGTGCGTTCTCGGGTGCGGTAAGGGTCGAGCGCCACGCCGGACGGCTGTACGCGCCGCGGCCGGTCGTCACGGCAGTCCATTCGGTCTCGTTGTCGGACGCCGCGACCGCCAGCAATTGCGCCCAGGCGGCGAGGCGGTGTTTCGGCCCCAACTTCGAATACGTGGTGGTCGCGATCACCGACCCGTGCACCCCGCCGACGGTGCCGGTGAGGCGCCGTCCGGAACCGAGATCGACATCGACGTCCACGGTTTCCGCCCGCCCGACATGCACGGACCCGCTGACGGCGACGAGCGACTCGACCGCGTGCTCGATTCCACCGAGCACCGACTCCCCCAACTTGAACGGCGGCAACGTCCCGCGGCGCCACTCCGCGGCGCGGAAGTCGGCCAGTTCGACTCCCGTCAGCCTCGCGACGAGCATCCTCTGGCCGAGATCCCACCGGGCCAGCGGATCGGGCGACACCTCCAGTGCGTCGGCGAGGTCCTCGTCCACGTCAGGGACCCGCAGCCCCAGCCGTTGCCGCAGAAACGCCTGCGTCGGGTGCACCAGGAACGCGATGAGGTCCGCGAGATCGACGTCCCCGAGGGGCGGCGGCACCAACGGTGCCGGCAGGAATGCGGGCTCCGGTTCAGGCGGGTGCTGCGCGGCACGGGCACCGGCCAGCGCCGCCCGATCGAAACTGAACGGGTGCTCGGGCCGGAAGTTGCGTGCATCGAACGGCTGCAACGGATGCCGGGTCACGATACCGGGCAGGGCGTCGCTCCCGACGGTGGCCGCCACCGCGTCGAGCAATTCGGACAGCGGGATCGCCGGCGGCCGGGACATGCCGGTGACGGGGTCGGCGCCCGTATAGAACAGCAGGAGTTTCTCACTCGCCGACATCACGGCGTCGAGCAGCAACTGCCGGTCCTCGCTGCGCGGGTCGCGTTCGCCGAGAAGCGGATTACGGGCCAGCACGTCGTCGCCGTCCACGCTCACCCCGCGCGGGAACACTTCGTCGTCGAGGCCGAGGAGAACGACCACGCGGTGCGGCACCGACCGCATCGGCACCATGGTGCACACCGTCAGCTCGCCGGTGCGGAAGTTCGCGCGGGTGGGGCGGCCCGCGAGCCGGGTGGCCAGCATCGCGCGCACGTCCGACAGTCGCAGGACCGCGTCGCCGCCGTGCTCCATCGCCGACCCGAGTTCTCGTCGCGCCTGCGCGAGTTGCCACGTGTCGGCGGCGCTGACGTCGACGAGCAGATCGAGTGCCCGGGTGAGCGCGCTCGACCAGTCCGCGACCGACTGCGGCCCGCCGAGCCCGCGCAGCGCGACGTCGAGCCGGTCGACGAATTCGGCGAGCCGACCGGTGAGGTCGATGTCGTTGCTGTCGACGTCGTCGAGCGGCAGCGCCAGGGCGAGCCATTCGCCGTCGGACTCGTCGGCGGCGGCACCGAGCAGGATGCGGTCGAGCGCGGTGGTGAACGTGTTCTGCGGGAAGTCGCCGAGACCGAACGCCGCGCGCTGCCGCGGACCGATTCCCCAGCGGGCTCCTGTCGCGGTCGCCCACTCCCGGATCCGTTCGAGGTCGTCGTCGCCGAACCGGAACCGCCTGCGCACCGGCGCGGCCGCCGACAGGTCGAGGACCTGGCTCGCCGTCACCCTCGCGTCGGCGAGTTCGAGGAGAGTCGACACCACGGCGAGAACCGGATTGGTCTGGTGCAGGGCACGGTCCGCGAGCCGAACCCGCAGACGATGGCCGGGATGCCCGAGCACGTCCTGCCCGAACGCCGCCCGGATCAGCGGGGCGTACGACTCGACGTCGGGGCACATGACGAGCACGTCACGCGGTTCGAGAGTCGGATCGTCCTCGAAGAGATGTAGGAGGCATTCGCGCAGGACCTCCACCTGGCGGGCCGGTCCGTGACAGGCGTGGACCTGGACGGAGGTGTCGGCCGTGCATTCGGCGAGCGCGGGCGCCCGGTCGTCCCGGACATCCGCCTGGAGGCACCCCAGCAGGGAGTCGCGGGGCGCAGGCCCCTCGTGGTGGAGGTCGTCGACGTCGAGGCGGGTCAGCCTCGACTCGAGTTCGCGGACGTCCCGCGCCAGGCTCGACAGCAGCGGGTGGGCGACGGACAGCGCGGTGGGGTCGTCGGCACGTGCGAGCACGCTGTCCGCCGTCGACAACGACGACCACATGGTGGGACTCGGATGCGGAAGCCACAGGTGCACATCACGATTGACGGCGAGGGCGGCGAGGACGGCGATCTGATCGGTCGCGAGCCGCGTCGGACCGAACAGTGATAATCGGGCGGGGAGTTCGACGAGATCCGGTTCCGCGCGCAGCCGGGCGCAGGCGGAGTCGAGCCGCTCGGCGGGAGCGGGGCTGCCGATCTTCTCGCGCAGCCGCCGCCACAGTTCGGCCTGCCAGAGAAGGTCGTCGTCGAGTGGACCGCCCGCACCGTCGGTGTCGCGACCACCGGCCCAGTCGACCAGCATCGCCGGCCGCTGCGCGGCGTAGCTGCGGAACAGATCGGTGAGGTGTGACGCGGTGGCGTAGCGCCGGCCCGGCCGGTGATCGTCCGGGTCGCGGTCCGGGAGACCGTGCCCGAGGTGTTTCGCGAGGACGGCGCACCAGGGCTCACTGAGGCAGTCGTCGACGACGCCGAGCAACGCCCACAGCACCCGGGACGGATTCCACGGATCGTCGTCGGCGGACACCCCGGTGGCGGCGGCGAGGCACTCGTCGACGAGCCGGGTCGGTGACGGGAAGTCGATGTTCGCGGCCACCCCGTCGCCGACGCCGGGCCGGGCACCGAGCGCGGTCGAGAGCCGCTGTGTGAGCCAGCGCTCCACCCCCTTCGCCGGGACAGCCACGACCTCCCGGGCGAACGGATCGGACAGCGGGGTCGCGAGCACGTCGCCGAGAGCCGACGCGAGAGTGGTGGAACGCTCGGCGCGATGCAGTACGAGCACGTGGCCTCCCTTCGCTCCCCAACTCCGGTCGGCTCAGACTTACCACACCCCACCGACTCGGGAGGCCCACTCTGCAGGTGAGTGGCAAAGTGTGCCGGGGCACGCTTCGCCACGCACGTCAGCGGCCGGGGCGCGCCTGGGTGAGGTGCGGGACCCAGCCGTGGGTGGGCCACTTCTTCAGACCGACCTTGGCGGGGACGATGCGCTTGTTCACGAATTGGCTCTCCAGTTCGGTGTCGGGCTCGCCGGTGAACCGCCACAGCGCCGCGTCACCGGGTCGTGCGACCGACGACCAGGACTTGGCACGGTATGCGGCTCGAACGATGTTGTCCGCGAACACGATCACCGGGATGTCGTCGGTGTTGCGCACGGCAGCGCCCGCCGCCCACGCGCCGCGGGACAGTTCGTACACCTCTTCCGGCGTCACGCCGCGCCGAGATGCGGCGGGCACCTCGAGGACGACGCAGGGGGTGGGGAGGTTCGGGACGGGTTCTGCTGCGTACTGCAACACGAGGTCGTCGACGGGCACCGCGCGATGCTCGCCCGCGCCACCGGCGAGATTGCTGAGCACGGCACCGTCGTTCAGCCCGAGCGCTCCCACGACTCCGCTGCGCACCGCACCGGCGACGTCACCGGTGTCGGCGATCCGATGCGCCACGATGTAGTGCTCGACCTCGTGGCCGGAGTCGTAGATCTCGCGGATGCGGGCGATCGTCGCGGCCTTCACCTCGGCGGTGTCGGTCTCCGGATCCTCGAGCGTCTTCCGGTGCTCGTTCTCGGCCAACGCCTCCCACACGTAGCCGTACACCCGGGTGCCGCGCCCGGCGCCGACGTAGAACACCGACCTGTTGCGGGGATCGAGGAGCGCGTAGACGTAGGTGCCGAGTTCCTCACCGACCCGCTTCGGGAAGGGCTGCGGCGCGTGGCGGGTCTGATACACCTCCTTCAGGATCAGGCGCAGCGCCGCCAGTTTCAACGCGACGGGTACACCGCCGTCGATGCCGTCGAAGAGTGCGGTGGCCGCGCCCTGCACCGAGGAGAAGGTGTGCCCGATGTGCCGTTCCAGCGACTTCGTGACGTCCGCGAACTGCGCGAACCGCACCCGGGGGTCGGGTGCCGCGTTGTCCAGGTCGTTGGACGCGAGGAAAGTCTGGACCTCGGAATTGTCGAGCCAGCGAGAAGTGATGTCGATCGGGATCGTCCAGACGGTAGCCATGTCCCTACCGTAAGGGAAAACCTCGGTGAAGAACTCGCACGAGGAAGGCTCGAGGAGATTCGAACCCTTTCGACGTGCTACCGAGTGCGGGAGGATGGAGTGGTACCCATTCCGACGCAGGTTGGGAGAACATTCATGACAGCGCCCAGCTACTCCACCCGCACGGCCGTCGACATCGCGGTCGGCATTCTCATCGCCTTCCGCGGATGCTCCGAGAACGACGCGTTCACCGAACTCGCGGCGACGTCCCGCCGACACAAGGTCGCCCTCGCGCGCACCGCCCGCGCACTGATCGCGTTCATCCAGACCCATCACCACGACCTTCCCGCGTCCGACGTCACGGCTGCCGCTCTGCAGTGGAGCCACGCCACTCCGTACCGCGGCGCGTTCGGTACGGCCGCGTGAATTCGGTCGAAGTCTGAGAATTCTCTGGCTTCGACGGCGCGACGCTGCCCAAACCTTCAGACTCGATGTGAGACCGAACGACCAGCGCACCGAGATACGAAGAGGTAACTGAGTTGACGATCCGCAAAATCACGGTTGCCGCGGTAGCGATCGCCGCAGCCCTCACGATGTCCGCTTGTGGTTCCGACGAGCCGTCCGGGCCGAGCGCGACCACCACGTCCACGACCACGGCGGCGGCCGAGACCACCGACGACCTCGTTCTGCCCACCGCGGCCGAACTCAACGCCCTGCTGGCCAAGGGCCTCGACCCGGCCACTCCCCTCGAGGAGAAGATCGCCATGGTGGAGGGTTCGGAGCAGGACCCGAACCTGTTCAATCAGGTCGCTGCCGCCGCCCAGCAGGCGGGTGCGCAGGTCACGGTCCTGGACCCGGTGATCGACAACGGTGACGGCAGCGCCAGCGCGCAGCTGCAGCTGACGATCAACGGCCAGGTGCAGCAGAACACCCTGCCCGCCATCTTCGTGCCCGGCGAGAACGGGACGTGGAAATTGTCGAAGGCGACGGCATGCTCCATCGTGGCGATCGCGCAGCTGACGTCACCGGCCTGCCCGCCCGCCTGACCGGACTTCCGCGTCACGCGCCCTCCAGGGCCTCCCCGATCTCCTGGACGGCGCGGTTGTGCTGATCGGTGATCAGGATGTGTCCTGCCGCGATGGTCAGGGCAACCGGCCATTCGATGATCTCGACGGCGGCGAGCAAGCCGATCGCCGCGAAGAACGCCAGTTGCTCGGGCCTCGGCAGCGGCACCCTGCCGAGGATCGGTAGCTGCACCGCGAAGCCGCGCGCCTCCCGCACCCGCTGGACGGCGTCGCTCTGCGACTCCGCCTCCGACGTTTGTTGGGCCATGGTTCGTCTCCCTTGTCCGTGCCGTTTCCCGGTCAGCCACCTTGATCGCGGACCGTGTCAGCTGTGCTGAGTTCCGTCGCCCAGACCGCTGCCGGTGTCGTCTCCGCCGCCGGGGACCCGTTGACCGGGGTGGTCACCCGTGTCCTCACCCCACCGCTGCGGGAGGTGTACGCCGTGCTGCTGCGGGCGGGCGTGATCGACATCGTCGACTGATCGCCCGCAAGCTTTTCGAGCAGCCCCGGTGCGAACGCGGCTGCCGCGGTCGCCGCACCCGCGCATCCCAGCGCCTGCCCCCACCCGACCGGTCCGAGCGGGGTGCAGCCGAGGAGCTGGCTGACCCCGGGTGTACCGACCATCACGGTGAGTGCGGCCAGTGATCCGCCCGCGGTGAGCACCACGAGCGGGCTCCGCGAGTCGATCAGCGTCTGACCCAGCTGCGTGCCGACCAGTGCCACCAGCCCCACCGTCGACGCCCGGCGTTGCCTGCCCGTCACGCTCGCCAGCGCCCACGCCGTCGTCGCGCCTGCCGCGGTGGCGGCGCCGCGGATCGCGACGGTCCGCCACAGCGCAGCGCTGTCCGGTCCGCGGCCCTCTCCCCGGGCCTGTTCGTTGGGCGGGCTCACCGCGAGCGCGGCAGCGGGCAGGGCGTCCGTGAGCACGTTCACCAACAGGAGCTGACGCGCCGTGAGCGGCGACCGTCCGGCGATCGCGCTGCCGATCAGGGCGAACGCCACCTCCCCGGCATTTCCGCCGAGCAGCACGGACACCCCCGCCTGCACCCGCCGCCACAGCTGACGGCCCTCGTCGAGGGCGTCGAGCAACGCGTCGACGCGGCCGTCGAGGAGTACCACATCCGCGGCGCTGCGGGCCGGGTCGCTGCCGCGCGAGCTGACACCGATCCCCACGCTGGCCGCCCGGATCGCGGCCGCGTCGTTGGCGCCGTCGCCGACCATCGCGCAGACGTGACCGACGCGTTCGAGGGTCTGGACGATCTGCACCTTGTTCTCGGGCGACATCCGGGCGAAGACGACGCACTTCTCGACGGCGTTCTCCTGCCCCCGGTGCGAGAGGGTGTCCCAGTCGGTCCCGCTGATCACCTGCTCGGACGACACGGCCAGTCCCAGCTCCCGTGTGATGGCGGTGGCGGTGACGGGATGGTCGCCGGTGATCAGCCGGACCCCGACCTGTAGCCGTTCCAGGTCCGGCAGCAGTCCGGCCGCTTCGGGGCGTGGGGTGTCGGCCAGCCCGAGCAGTCCGACGAGGTGCAGGTCGCTGCCGCACAGATCGTCGAGTACCGCGGCGTCGTCGGCCGCGCGGCGCGCCTGGAAGGACGTGACGGTCCGGCGGGCGACGGCGATGACGCGCAATCCGTCGGCAGCCATGCCGAGAACGGTGTCGTGGACGGCGTCGGCGTCGATACCGGTGCACGCCGCGACCACGACCTCCGGTGCACCCTTCACCGACAGCTGCGTCCCCGACAGCGCGGCCGAGTAGGGCCGGCCGGAGCGGAACGGCAGGACGCTGCTCCGGTCGTCCTCCCGCGGAAGCAGACCCACTGCCGCGTCGGCGATCGCGACGTCGGTGGCATGCGCGGCCGGACCGCCGTCGGGCGTCACGGCGCTCCGGCCCGCGCACGCGAGGACGTCCTCGCGATCGAACCCCGGTTCCGGGACGGCGGTGACAACCCGCAGGCGGTTCTCGCTCAGGGTGCCCGTCTTGTCGAAGCACACCACGTCGACGCGGCCGAGCGCCTCGACGGACCGCGGTGCCCGCACCAGCGCGCCCGACTTCGTCAGTCTGCGTGCGGCGGCCTGCTGCGCCAAGGTCGCGACCAGCGGAAGCCCCTCGGGAACCGCCGCCACCGCGACCGCGACGCCGCTCGTGACGGCCTGCCGCAGTCCGGTGCCTCGCAAGAACCCCACGGCTGTGACCAGGGCCCCACCGCCCACGCTGACGGGCAGCACCCGGTCGGTGAGGCTTCTGAGCTGCGCCTGCAGACCCACGTGCGACGCACTCGCGGGGGTGAGCGCACCCGCGCGTCCCGCTTCCGTTGCGTCGCCGACCGCGGTGACGATCGCCGACGCCGTGCCGGTGAGGATCGTGGTACCCGCGAACACCATGCATGCACGTTCGCTGAGCGGCGCGCCCGGGGTCGGCGACGGCTGCTTGCTCACCGGCAGCGATTCCCCGGTGAGCGAGGACTCGTCGACCTCGACGCCCGACGCCTCGACGAGCCGGCCGTCGGCGGGCACCACCTCGCCGGGGCCGATCTCGATCACGTCGCCCGGCCGCAACCGGGAGGCCTCCACCCGCTCGGTCACGCGGCGCTCCGGGGACCCGGCGACGCGGTGCGCGGGCGGATCGCCCGCCGCCAGCAACCGGTTCAGCAGACGTTCCGCGTGCAGGCGTTGCACGGCCGACAGCGCGGCGTTGCCCGCCAGCACGGACCCCACGAGCACCGCGTCGATCGGCGACCCCAGCAGGGCGCTCGCCGCCGATCCGGTGGCGAGGACGGGGGTCAGCGGATCCGACAGTTCCGTGCGCATGGCCCGGCCGAAATCCC
This genomic interval carries:
- the recC gene encoding exodeoxyribonuclease V subunit gamma; protein product: MLVLHRAERSTTLASALGDVLATPLSDPFAREVVAVPAKGVERWLTQRLSTALGARPGVGDGVAANIDFPSPTRLVDECLAAATGVSADDDPWNPSRVLWALLGVVDDCLSEPWCAVLAKHLGHGLPDRDPDDHRPGRRYATASHLTDLFRSYAAQRPAMLVDWAGGRDTDGAGGPLDDDLLWQAELWRRLREKIGSPAPAERLDSACARLRAEPDLVELPARLSLFGPTRLATDQIAVLAALAVNRDVHLWLPHPSPTMWSSLSTADSVLARADDPTALSVAHPLLSSLARDVRELESRLTRLDVDDLHHEGPAPRDSLLGCLQADVRDDRAPALAECTADTSVQVHACHGPARQVEVLRECLLHLFEDDPTLEPRDVLVMCPDVESYAPLIRAAFGQDVLGHPGHRLRVRLADRALHQTNPVLAVVSTLLELADARVTASQVLDLSAAAPVRRRFRFGDDDLERIREWATATGARWGIGPRQRAAFGLGDFPQNTFTTALDRILLGAAADESDGEWLALALPLDDVDSNDIDLTGRLAEFVDRLDVALRGLGGPQSVADWSSALTRALDLLVDVSAADTWQLAQARRELGSAMEHGGDAVLRLSDVRAMLATRLAGRPTRANFRTGELTVCTMVPMRSVPHRVVVLLGLDDEVFPRGVSVDGDDVLARNPLLGERDPRSEDRQLLLDAVMSASEKLLLFYTGADPVTGMSRPPAIPLSELLDAVAATVGSDALPGIVTRHPLQPFDARNFRPEHPFSFDRAALAGARAAQHPPEPEPAFLPAPLVPPPLGDVDLADLIAFLVHPTQAFLRQRLGLRVPDVDEDLADALEVSPDPLARWDLGQRMLVARLTGVELADFRAAEWRRGTLPPFKLGESVLGGIEHAVESLVAVSGSVHVGRAETVDVDVDLGSGRRLTGTVGGVHGSVIATTTYSKLGPKHRLAAWAQLLAVAASDNETEWTAVTTGRGAYSRPAWRSTLTAPENALEELVRLVELRDLGLHAPLPIATGASAAYAERRHGGSSMEDAIEAARKEWSSDFGDSRDRHITYVYGSSPGIDVLGDAVTIENYARQLWAPLLAAETLAQP
- a CDS encoding UvrD-helicase domain-containing protein, with the translated sequence MGAAARRRDVGAAVTGARGFDLLGPLPEGTTVLEASAGTGKTYAIVGLAARFVAEGGVDLSQLLLVTFSRAATQELRERTRERFGSAAAALADPAAARLSADQLIRHLAEADTGEVTLRRRRLLQALSDFDAATIVTTHSFCQRMLDGLGIAGERDPDTVLVEAADDLTTEVIADLYLRAYSRVESAPFTPAEATAAARAAIFDPQAVLAPEDTRGTPAGDRVAFAEAVRAEVERRKRAVGLRDFDDLPMLLHRVLSDPEHGAAACRRVRERYGVVLVDEFQDTDPLQWDILRRTFHGSGTVVLVGDPKQAIYAFRGAEVLSYLDAVRSADRHQELTTNWRSDQELLDGLEYLHGGAALGHPEIVVHRVDGARPKSRLTGAAPLRLRYLPRTGAGPINKSGYPAVGPLRKRIAADLAADVVALLDGGATLDVGGDTRLVEPGDIAVLVRTNAQITLVHDALDRAGVPSVLAGGASVFTTPAAQHWLWILQAIEQPHRSDRVRLAALTPLLGHTAEELDARGDDIVAEVGGQLRELGAVFAQSGFAALFERLSAVAALEARLLRVAAGERALTDLRHVAQLLNGAAVEQSLGLTAVTRWLTERMKDPSSGGVDRSRRLDSDAAAVQIATVHASKGLEFPLVYLPYAWDAAKISKPSKLLLHDDDGRRILDVGGPGSPGYADRRNRHDAEEAGEELRLLYVAVTRAMCGLVVWWAPAFTTAGAPLHRMILGRQPGQREVPQKVTVPEDPVVAERLSAWGTAAPETVTVEAVGSDPIVRVGWTPQREPRGDLEAARFRRLLDTRWRRTSYSALTASAHDAPAVGSEAEVEEKTDEPAEPPLQAPADITSGVASTMNELPGGATFGTLVHAVFEIVDTAAPDLDAEVLRCCRDVIASTLSDIDPAQLATALLPVLRTPLGAGAETTLADIAPADLLAELDFELPLAGGDTPSLTVMLDGVGELLRTHLPVDDPLRSYADAVQTLEPTPLRGYLTGSIDAVLRLPGPRYVVVDYKTNRLAQGDLTTAHYTRESMAAEMVRAHYPLQALLYSVALHRYLRWRQPNYDPAVHLGGVQYLFVRGMVGPDTPPGCGVFDWAPPAALITELSDLLSGSASEHEGTR
- a CDS encoding GIY-YIG nuclease family protein, translating into MATVWTIPIDITSRWLDNSEVQTFLASNDLDNAAPDPRVRFAQFADVTKSLERHIGHTFSSVQGAATALFDGIDGGVPVALKLAALRLILKEVYQTRHAPQPFPKRVGEELGTYVYALLDPRNRSVFYVGAGRGTRVYGYVWEALAENEHRKTLEDPETDTAEVKAATIARIREIYDSGHEVEHYIVAHRIADTGDVAGAVRSGVVGALGLNDGAVLSNLAGGAGEHRAVPVDDLVLQYAAEPVPNLPTPCVVLEVPAASRRGVTPEEVYELSRGAWAAGAAVRNTDDIPVIVFADNIVRAAYRAKSWSSVARPGDAALWRFTGEPDTELESQFVNKRIVPAKVGLKKWPTHGWVPHLTQARPGR
- a CDS encoding ANTAR domain-containing protein, which translates into the protein MTAPSYSTRTAVDIAVGILIAFRGCSENDAFTELAATSRRHKVALARTARALIAFIQTHHHDLPASDVTAAALQWSHATPYRGAFGTAA